Proteins from one Deinococcus actinosclerus genomic window:
- the mreD gene encoding rod shape-determining protein MreD has protein sequence MRRPAGRGSGRWARLIVYLLLLVAAQGLLSRLLDGAGVPAPDLFLLTAVGLAARVSPVAALLAAYGLGFTQDVLGGGMLGLHAAGLTGGALLVVWARRYLSDAGLLQSLLGVLLGVVGQWLVFLFLTYWLREPLVTVSMLTGVAPLVFVGTFLLSVVWERLIAWTFGPRVTVEEQLA, from the coding sequence GTGAGGCGCCCGGCCGGTCGCGGTTCGGGCCGCTGGGCGCGGCTGATCGTGTACCTGCTGCTGCTGGTCGCCGCTCAGGGGCTGCTGTCACGCCTGCTGGACGGCGCCGGGGTGCCCGCGCCGGATCTGTTCCTGCTGACGGCCGTGGGGCTGGCGGCGCGGGTGTCGCCGGTGGCGGCGCTGCTGGCGGCGTACGGCCTGGGCTTCACGCAGGACGTGCTGGGCGGCGGGATGCTGGGGCTGCACGCGGCGGGCCTGACGGGCGGGGCGCTGCTGGTGGTGTGGGCGCGGCGGTACCTGTCGGACGCGGGGCTGCTGCAGTCGCTGCTGGGCGTGCTGCTGGGCGTCGTAGGCCAGTGGCTGGTGTTCCTGTTCCTGACCTACTGGCTGCGGGAGCCGCTCGTGACGGTTTCGATGCTGACGGGGGTGGCGCCCCTGGTCTTCGTGGGGACGTTCCTGTTGTCCGTGGTGTGGGAGCGCCTGATCGCGTGGAC
- the mreC gene encoding rod shape-determining protein MreC: MKGWRLILAVFAGLLALSMVLTRFQVVAPVALRAGVAPVTRLSVTAADNVRRAYVTLMQDRDQKARVTQLQKENDLLTQRNELLSREVGRLKQVLVITTTQAPNALAIAQVIGVDPSPLQARLELNRGSRDGVRVHMPVTVPGGLVGQVVDVAAGQATVLALTDPESAVGVTLQGSRGGRGVAHGSPPDRLRAEFSRGVPIKVGDVLVTNSQGGVFPVGIPVGRVEEVLPMGPNDVHRTVIVKPAVDAGVVEDVTILEGL; encoded by the coding sequence GTGAAGGGCTGGCGGTTGATCCTGGCGGTCTTCGCGGGTCTGCTGGCGCTCAGCATGGTGCTGACGCGCTTTCAGGTGGTGGCCCCGGTGGCGCTGCGCGCGGGCGTGGCGCCGGTCACGCGGCTGTCGGTCACGGCGGCCGACAACGTGCGCCGCGCGTACGTGACGCTCATGCAGGACCGGGATCAGAAGGCGCGGGTCACGCAACTCCAGAAGGAGAACGACCTCCTGACGCAGCGCAACGAGCTGCTGTCGCGTGAGGTGGGCCGCCTGAAGCAGGTGCTGGTGATCACGACCACGCAGGCCCCGAACGCCCTGGCGATCGCGCAGGTGATCGGCGTGGATCCCAGTCCGCTCCAGGCGCGGCTGGAACTGAACCGGGGCTCGCGTGACGGCGTGCGGGTGCACATGCCGGTCACCGTTCCGGGCGGGCTGGTGGGGCAGGTCGTGGACGTCGCGGCGGGGCAGGCGACGGTGCTGGCCCTGACCGACCCGGAAAGTGCGGTGGGCGTGACCCTGCAGGGCAGCCGGGGCGGGCGGGGCGTGGCGCACGGCTCGCCGCCGGATCGCCTGCGGGCGGAGTTCTCTCGGGGGGTGCCGATCAAGGTGGGGGACGTGCTGGTCACGAACAGTCAGGGGGGCGTGTTCCCGGTGGGGATTCCGGTGGGGCGCGTGGAGGAGGTGCTCCCGATGGGGCCGAATGACGTGCACCGCACCGTGATCGTGAAACCGGCGGTGGACGCGGGGGTCGTGGAGGACGTCACGATCCTGGAGGGCCTGTGA
- a CDS encoding Maf family nucleotide pyrophosphatase: MTPVETGTPGVPVVLASGSPRRRELLTGLGVPFTVQVSGEPEDSREADPARLAAELALLKGRAVARTAQGSVVIAADTVVAVGGELLAKPESAQENEVFLRRLSGRTHEVFTGVAVLSGGSEVVEVARTAVTFRTLLPGEIAYYAASGEGLDKAGGYGIQGLGMALVERLEGEYSNVVGFPLSVVTRLLRAAGVPVWGTLGAGAE, encoded by the coding sequence GTGACCCCCGTTGAAACTGGCACGCCGGGCGTGCCGGTGGTGCTCGCGTCGGGCAGTCCGCGTCGGCGGGAACTGCTGACCGGGCTGGGCGTGCCGTTCACCGTGCAGGTCAGTGGTGAGCCGGAGGACAGCCGTGAGGCGGACCCGGCGCGGCTGGCGGCGGAACTGGCGCTCCTGAAGGGCCGCGCGGTGGCGCGCACGGCACAGGGGTCTGTGGTGATCGCGGCGGATACCGTGGTCGCGGTGGGCGGGGAACTGCTCGCGAAGCCGGAGTCCGCGCAGGAGAACGAGGTGTTCCTGCGCCGCCTGTCGGGCCGCACGCATGAGGTGTTCACGGGCGTGGCGGTGCTGTCGGGCGGGTCGGAGGTGGTGGAGGTGGCGCGCACGGCGGTCACCTTCCGCACCCTGCTGCCGGGGGAGATCGCGTACTACGCGGCGTCGGGCGAGGGGCTGGACAAGGCGGGTGGGTACGGCATCCAGGGGCTGGGCATGGCGCTCGTGGAGCGGCTGGAGGGTGAGTACTCGAACGTGGTGGGCTTCCCGCTGAGTGTCGTGACGCGCCTGCTGCGCGCGGCGGGGGTGCCGGTGTGGGGCACGCTGGGGGCCGGGGCCGAGTGA
- the deoC gene encoding deoxyribose-phosphate aldolase, translating to MKLSSFIDHTLLKPTATRADIVKLCAEARDNSFFAVCLNPVFIPLAKAELDGSDVKVATVCGFPLGAVSSEQKAVEARLSVEAGADEVDMVIHIGAALANDWDAVEADVRAVRRAIPDAVLKVIIETCFLTDEQKREATAASVRAGADFVKTSTGFGTGGATLEDVRLMAEVIAGLGAQERVQIKAAGGVRTPDDARAMIEAGASRLGTSGGVALVAGERMGEGY from the coding sequence GTGAAGCTGTCCTCGTTCATTGACCATACCCTCCTGAAGCCCACCGCCACCCGCGCGGACATCGTGAAATTGTGCGCCGAGGCGCGTGATAACTCGTTCTTCGCCGTGTGCCTGAACCCGGTGTTCATTCCGCTCGCGAAGGCGGAACTGGATGGGTCGGACGTGAAGGTGGCGACGGTGTGTGGCTTCCCGCTGGGTGCGGTCAGCAGCGAGCAGAAGGCCGTGGAGGCGCGGCTGAGTGTGGAGGCGGGTGCGGACGAGGTGGATATGGTGATCCACATCGGCGCGGCGCTGGCGAATGACTGGGACGCGGTGGAGGCGGACGTGCGCGCGGTGCGCCGCGCGATTCCGGACGCGGTGCTGAAGGTGATCATCGAGACGTGCTTCCTGACCGATGAGCAGAAGCGGGAGGCGACGGCGGCGTCGGTGCGGGCCGGGGCGGACTTCGTGAAGACAAGTACGGGCTTCGGCACGGGCGGCGCGACGCTGGAGGACGTGCGTCTGATGGCCGAGGTGATCGCGGGTCTGGGTGCGCAGGAGCGCGTGCAGATCAAGGCGGCGGGTGGCGTGCGCACGCCGGATGACGCGCGGGCCATGATCGAGGCCGGGGCGTCGCGCCTGGGCACGTCGGGCGGCGTGGCGCTGGTGGCGGGCGAGCGGATGGGCGAGGGGTACTGA
- a CDS encoding polymorphic toxin-type HINT domain-containing protein, producing the protein MGAGHLKIGDTIKQADGTTGLVANVTTVEQTREMFNLTVSEAHTYYVGQDGWLVHNTGSKPALPTATDLRTWAAKQGYKKSMSGNIEVWSDPQTGDWRLKIKPPSEHADIHEESKDFRYAAGNASGQYFDPMTGETGTRKSMGHLAFDPCDF; encoded by the coding sequence GTGGGGGCGGGGCACCTGAAGATTGGCGATACGATCAAGCAGGCCGACGGCACCACCGGCCTCGTGGCAAACGTCACCACAGTTGAACAGACGCGCGAGATGTTCAACCTCACCGTCAGCGAAGCCCACACCTACTACGTCGGGCAGGACGGATGGTTGGTGCATAACACGGGCAGTAAACCTGCACTACCAACCGCTACAGATTTGCGGACATGGGCTGCAAAACAGGGCTACAAAAAATCTATGTCTGGCAATATTGAAGTATGGTCTGATCCACAGACTGGAGACTGGCGATTAAAAATCAAACCTCCAAGCGAGCACGCCGACATACACGAGGAGAGCAAAGATTTCAGATATGCTGCTGGAAATGCCTCTGGGCAATATTTTGATCCGATGACTGGCGAGACTGGGACGCGAAAATCCATGGGGCATCTTGCCTTTGATCCTTGCGATTTCTAG
- a CDS encoding DUF4442 domain-containing protein, with translation MTQAATLPAFAAQAVKKALHDIPMNATVGVQITDVGVGWATGEAPDTAPFRNHLGTIHAGVQFLLAEAVSGAAFAGAFAAQLAFAVPLIEKLETHYVNRAVGDLTARAEAADAAQVAAAHAEFAQDGRARLVINVTVQDGEAKDVMRAVAHWYLRARPQK, from the coding sequence ATGACCCAAGCTGCCACCCTGCCCGCTTTCGCTGCCCAGGCCGTCAAGAAGGCCCTGCACGACATTCCCATGAACGCCACGGTCGGCGTGCAGATCACGGACGTGGGGGTGGGCTGGGCGACCGGGGAGGCGCCGGACACCGCGCCGTTCCGCAACCACCTGGGCACCATTCACGCGGGCGTACAGTTCCTGCTGGCCGAGGCCGTGAGTGGCGCGGCGTTCGCGGGGGCGTTCGCGGCGCAGCTGGCGTTCGCGGTACCGCTGATCGAGAAGCTGGAGACGCACTACGTGAACCGCGCCGTGGGTGACCTGACCGCGCGGGCCGAGGCGGCGGACGCGGCGCAGGTCGCGGCGGCCCACGCGGAGTTCGCGCAGGACGGCCGGGCGCGACTGGTGATCAACGTGACCGTGCAGGACGGTGAGGCCAAGGACGTGATGCGCGCCGTGGCCCACTGGTACCTCCGCGCCCGCCCGCAGAAGTAA